Within the Amyelois transitella isolate CPQ chromosome 3, ilAmyTran1.1, whole genome shotgun sequence genome, the region aacaaatactgTGAACAAAATCAACTCGGGAGGGTGCTCTGCCATTAACCCAGATAACAAAATTAGGGCTTCAATTGAACACCTTAACATAATCattcaaagtaataaatagtccattaacatatttttattatatcaatatgtacctatgtcaatttatgtttaaattaaaataaaaaaaaatatatattgttttcttCAGATGAATTATCCAAATGCTGGTTCAAACATTACCCCCGAAGCTGTATAGCATATATTGAACAAGAGGAAAAACAGCACAGGTTCTCCGGAAGACTGTTAAGAAATGCATTAGAAGAAGTCCTCCCGCTAGAGAAATTAAAAGACTACATCTGTATCCACATTGGTTCCAGAGGCCAaactgtttttaattatactataTCTGTACCAGGTAAGCATTCAATGTAAAGTACTTGCCTATCTACATCTATCTACATCTCTTCTTAAATCTATCCACTGTTGAAGATTTTTGCAGGGCAATATGTCTTAGTATATAATCTGTTTAATATATTCTATTATGTATAATCTGTATGTCTTATGAACAATCTGTCTGCTAcgtattgttatatatttgaGCCTTTAATTGTTGTAATCAGTGTCAATCAACATTTTTGTTGACAAAACATTTGGTGACATTAAGTTCAGAACCCTCCTGTTTCAGCTAAAGAATGGTATTTACTAGACCCAGATCAACAAAAGTTAGAACTCATGGAAGAAACACCATGGTTTAAACGGAGGAGATTCCTTATTGAGAAGTGTAAAGATGCAAATGTTGTCGGAATCCTGGTCTGTAAGCTTGCGGGAGACCAAACGAAAGACATTATAAGCAGGATGAAACAACTGTGTCGTGTTAACGGAAAGAAAAGCTATATAGTGTCTGTTGGCAAACCAAATGTTGCTAAGCTGGCGAATTTCCCAGAAGTAAGTTATGTTATGCCTTTAATATTATGTCTGTCTGTTGGTAGTTGGATTTGAAGTTTGAGTACAAAATTACTTGGCTTTACTAgagtattacaaataaatggtGTTTAATATTACTTGATGAAGTCAGGACACTGTATCCTCTTTGACACAGtctttttttgtctattttgtTGAGCTACTGTCTTTGGGCGTGCAGCTGGCattgattttgaataaaatataattttttaattattttgaatatggTGTTAACatgtgttaattaaaaattttataaattcgtCTTTGatcaattaaaatcaatcttACAGAAACAAAGTATTCTCCAATCGTTTTGAAAATGACGTTTTACACGAATTTTTAAATCGCTTTAAGCGATATGACCGCCCATTGTACTACATCTAGATATTTGCTATTTCCacaatattattctttttttgtgtgcaataaatagtttaatcaTTCATTATGTTCCCCATCATTTCAGATCGACATTTACGTGATGATAGCCTGTCCCGAGAATGATCTGTACAGCAGCAGAGATTTCTACAAACCAATAGTTTATCCATATGAACTTGAAGTAGCGATAAATTCGAAAAGGGAACCATATTTCACAACCCATGTCACAGATTACGATGAACTCTTACCAGGGAAAAGACATTACTGTGACATAGAACATCTTGCGGAAGGTGGCGATGTCAGTCTTGTGACTGGAATGATAAGAGAAACAAAACTAGGACTAAAAGCCGGCGACAGTACCGACTTAGTGGCTAAACAAAATTGGGCACTCGAAAATATTGGTTCAaatcttcaaaataaaacttggaGAGGACTAGAGCAGAAATTAGGAGAGACTGAAGTCAAGAAAGCTGAGCAGGGGCGACAAGGGATACCTTTACAGTATAAAAATGAaccagaataaaaaaatcattgcatttatttacattttttaattactcatACGAAGTCCCTACTATGTACGGATTTTCGATAAATACTTTACACATGACATCAGttacaaattttacttttcCAAACAAACATATTGGCATGAACTTGGTAACTATATGAGTTTTACTCTCTGAACACTATTTACGCGTGGAACAGATGGGTTCTCAAGTGTTCCTGAACACACACTGACCAGTAGCTGAGCAGGACTGTTTGACCACAACCCCAAGCAACAGCTTTGAAATGACCGGCGCATTTATTGCGTCGACTCGATTGATGTTGACCCGCGTTACATAAGTAGAAGacttaaatatgaaatagtACAACTAAGGATATAAATCACTGGCATAATGTATTATGATATTACTTGAGAAACTCAATTCCGTCATGTAGGtgagcgtggcctattggtTGGTTTCGAGACTGTTAAGACTTATCCGCAAGGGATGTCGACAtgactgtatgtttgtatgtatgaataaaatacacaTTGCCACCAAGTTCATGCCAATTAGATAACAATAAAGTCTAccatagactaaaataaatcatttcaaaCTTTCTGGTTGATAGGATTCTGTGGAGACTTGAGCCACTCTTTTCTCAGCATCTGCTTCAGTTGTGACAGCCTGAGCGAAGGGTTCTCAGCTTTCAAGATCGGCAGGTTTGCTTCTTCGAATGCGGTGTATGCTGCTTTCAATCGCTTTTCGGGATGCCTGTCCACTTCATTTTTATCACTGCAAGAAAAGGCGTAAATAATGAACTGTTCTCATTCTTTATACaagttaagtatatttatttatacatgcaTATTGTTTCGGTAATCTTGAAGCCATTTCAAAAGtttatgattttttgtttGGTAACTAAACTAAGTGACAAGATTAgttatcaaacaaaataaagtttcaTCCCAGTAAGTTAAACTACATGGCAAAAGGCAGTAGATATCCATAGACTTAAGTGTATATAGATcacctatttatataaactttttgCAACAGAAGAAATTAATTGTGTCATACCTCAGAATAGAAATAGCCTC harbors:
- the LOC106136096 gene encoding 2-(3-amino-3-carboxypropyl)histidine synthase subunit 2 — encoded protein: MANFTTDAKICIDREVSLANVEENIDDIVEHFDVDKTCTWIRDKDFLKVCLQFPDELLGVSAKIYEEIKKRVEVDLYIMGDTSYASCCVDTVAAMHVQADAVVHYGHTCFSKTNLPVFIVLPKRPLDLDGVMKTLKDNFISDDDVRLCLFYDAEFEHCKDELSKCWFKHYPRSCIAYIEQEEKQHRFSGRLLRNALEEVLPLEKLKDYICIHIGSRGQTVFNYTISVPAKEWYLLDPDQQKLELMEETPWFKRRRFLIEKCKDANVVGILVCKLAGDQTKDIISRMKQLCRVNGKKSYIVSVGKPNVAKLANFPEIDIYVMIACPENDLYSSRDFYKPIVYPYELEVAINSKREPYFTTHVTDYDELLPGKRHYCDIEHLAEGGDVSLVTGMIRETKLGLKAGDSTDLVAKQNWALENIGSNLQNKTWRGLEQKLGETEVKKAEQGRQGIPLQYKNEPE